TCCCGGACCGGAGAGCCCATAAAGATCGATCCCTTCCCGCTCCGTCACCCGCTGCAGCTGGGCGACGGTCACATAAAGACGGACCCGATTCCCTTCGCGAAGAGGCCCCCCCCGATACGACGACTGTTCCGGTGGCCCGGACAGAGCCGCGGAAGGGTGACGGATCAGAGACCAGGATGCCTTGAGGAAAGAACGATAGCGGTCTTTTTCTTCCCCATCCCCCCGGACGCCCGGGGGGGATGGATCTCCCGGAGGGGGAACATAATACTCCGCGAGAATCGGAACGTCCGAAATGTTCTTCCCCAAAAAAGCAAATTTTTTTCCAAGAAGAACTTCGACAAAAAACTTTCGGGAGGAGGCTTCCCTGGGCAAGGCTTCCCCCCCGATTTTTCCCAGGAAAAGGGGGCGCGTAAAGATCAGATAAATCAGTCCGATCAAAAAGGCCCCTCCGCCAACGTGGAAAAAATCGAACATCTGGAAGGTCGGCAGGTGACGGGACTCCAGAAATCCCGCTACAATCACATTCGATGAAGATCCGATCAGCGTTGCCGAACCGCCCAGGAGGGCCACATAACCCGTGGGGAGAAGAAAACCCCGGAGAGGAAGACCGAGTTCTCCGACAAGAGCTCCCACCAGAGGGAGAAAGATCGCAACGGATCCTGTATCATTGAGAAACATCGCGAGCACGCCCGCCAGGAGATACAGGGCCGCGGACAAAAGAAAAGGCTTCTTTCCGATATGGATCGTCAGTGTCGTGGCGAGCCAGCGGACAACTTTCGCCCGGGCCATTCCCTCAGAAAGAACAAAGAGGGAACCAATCAGAAAAACAGCCGGCTCGGAAAATCCGCGGAAAAGATCGGAGACCGGGAGAAGTCCGGTGACTCCCAGAACGACAAGAACTCCGACGGCCACCATTTCAACGGGAACTGTTCCCATCGCGAGGAGAAGAATCGTGACGATTGCGAGGAGCCCCACACCCCAGGATTGCATCGGGAGAATCTCCTTCCATTGATGAACGAGAGGGAAAAACACCCCTTCCAGGCGACCGGGGAGCCTTCCATTTCAGCGGAGAAAGCGCATTTCAGGAGCCACCTCCGGAACCTGAGAGACAGCATACCGGACAAGCTCCGCAAGGAGAAATCGGCCCTCATCGGACAGAAGGTCCTGTCCTGGGTCAAAAACAGCCCGGCAAAAACACTTCACCTCTTTTTGTCATTCGGAACCGAGCCGGACACACACCCTTTGGTGTCCGCCCTGCTGGACAAAAAGTTTGCACTCGTTGTTCCCGTCATCCGGGAGGCGTCCCTGGTTCTGACTTCTTTTGAAAGGGGAACACCCCTTCGTCCCGGTCCTTTTGGCATTCTGGAACCGGCCGTCGTCCATCCCGTCGCCCCGGAAGGGGTCGACCTGTTTTTTCTTCCCGGGCTGGGATTCGATCGCCGCGGAGGACGAATCGGCTACGGGAGAGGATACTACGACCGCCTCCTCCGAAACACGACGGCGCCCCTGATAGCGCTGGCTTTCCAGGAACAGATCGTCGACCGGGTCCCTCTTTCGGAGACTGACATTTTAGTCGACACCATTCTCACCGACAAGGAGATCATTCACTGTGATCGATCCCGAAAAGATTGAACAGGGCGTTCGCCTGATCCTTGAAGGCATCGGGGAGGATGCCCTTCGACCGGGGCTAAAGGAAACACCCCGGCGCATTGCCGAACTCTATCGGGACCTGTTCCGCGGGCTCGACCCCTCTCTTCCCCGGCCCCTTTCCCTGATCGAAGGAGAGGAGTTCGACGAAATGATCGCCCTCGCCGGCGTCCCCTTTCACTCCATGTGCGAACACCATTTTCTCCCTTTTTTTGGAAAAGCCCACATTGCCTATATTCCGAAGGAAGGACGCATGACCGGATTGTCGGATCTCGCACGGATGCTGGACCTCTACGCCCGTCGTCCCCAGATCCAGGAGAGACTGACCTCCCAACTGGCCGACCGGATCGTGGAAACATTGACACCCCAGGGGGTCATGGTCGTCCTCGAGGCGGAACATCTTTGCCTTTCCATGCGAGGCATCAAAAAACCCGGCGTCCCGATCGTCACTTCGGCCGTGCGGGGAATTTTCCGGAAAAATGCCAAAACCCGGCAGGAGTTTCTCTCCCTGATCCGACTGGATGGTCCGGGACGCTGAAAAGGGACGTTCTTGAACCTCCGGCCAACTCCCTTTAAGATGGACTGAAATTCCAAACCCCTAATCTCTGGAGGAATATCTTGTCCACCGTTGTCCTGAATGGCCGTGAGCTGTCGCAGACGCTCCTGGAAGAACAGAAAGAGCAGGTCGCCGAACTTGTCCGGAAAAAAGGCCGTCCCCCGGGACTGGCCGTCGTTCTCGTCGGACAGGATCCCGCCAGCGAAACCTATGTCCGGAACAAGCGTGCCGCCTGTAAAAAAGTCGGCATTCACGCTCCGGACATCAATCTCGAACCGGATGTCTCCCGGGAAAAACTGCTGGGACTCATCGATGATCTGAACCGGGATCCGGCCATCGACGGCATCCTGGTACAACTTCCCTTGCCGGCCGGTCTGGACAAGGATGCCGTCCTTTTCCGGATCGACCCGTCCAAGGATGTGGATGGCTTCCATCCGGTCAATGTCGGGAAGATGGTCATCGGACTGGACACATTGACGCCCTGCACGCCGACGGGAATTCTGACCCTTCTGGACCGGAACGGCATTTCCGTTTCCGGGAAACACGCTGTCGTCCTCGGCCGGAGTCTGATCGTCGGCAAACCCATGGCACTGCTCCTTTTGTCCAGGGACGCGACGGTCACCGTCTGCCATAGCCGGACCGCCCGCCTGCAGGAAGAAGCACGCCGCGCCGACATCGTGGTCGCGGCCATGGGAAAACCCCGGATGGTCAATGCGGACTATATCAAACCGGGAGCTGTCGTCATCGATGTGGGAATTTCACGGGGAGAAGATGGGAAACTTGTCGGAGATGTCGACTATCCGAGTGTTTTCCCCCTGGCATCCGCGATCACTCCTGTTCCGGGAGGAGTTGGTCCCATGACCATCGCGACTCTGCTGGACAACACGATCCGGGCGTTCTGCTTCCGGGAAGGACTTCCCCTTCAACCCCCGAGGAAACGCACATGACTTTCAGAGAGGCCCTGAACGCCAGGGAATTCCTGGTGACCGCCGAATGTTCCCCCCCCAAAGGCACGCGGATCGATGGACTCCTCGATCGCCTGACGCCTCTGAAGAATCGCATCCATGGGATCAACGTGACCGACAACCAGACGGGCGTCATGCGCATGTGCCCCATGGCCATGGGGCTTCACCTGAAGGGGATCGGTCTTGATCCGATCATCCAGATCACCCTTCGGGACAGAAACCGGCTGGCCATCCAGTCGGATCTGTTGGGAATGTCTTCCCTTGGGCTTTCCCAGGTTCTCTGTCTGACCGGCGATCCCCCCAAACTGGGGGATCACCCGGAGGCCAAACCGGTGTTCGATATTCCCACCCAGGAGCTGATCCGGGCCATCACGCTTCTGAACGGAGGGACAGACCTGTCCGGAAAAGATCTGAATGGGAAGACCGACATCCTGCCGGGAGCTGCCTGTTCTCCGGAAGGGGATCAGGAGACGGAGTTCCGGAAGTTCGAGGAAAAATTCGATGCGGGAGCCCGTTTTTTTCAGACACAGGCCGTTTTTTCACCGGAAAAAATGGAAGAGTTCATGCGCTTCGCCTCTCCCTTCAGCGTCCCGGTGATCGCCGGCATCATCCTTCTGAAATCCGCAAAAATGGCGCGATACCTGAACGACCATGTCCCGGGAATCACGGTCCCGCCCCCCCTGATTGAACGCCTCGACAAATGCCCTCCCGGTCAGGCCCTGGAGAGCGGCATTGCCATTGCCGCCGAGACTATCCGGGCAATCCGTCCCCTGGTTCACGGAGTTCACATCATGACCGTCGGCGCCGAGGAAACCATTCCCCGCATTCTCGATCAGGCCTTCGGCTGACAATGGCGTCCCAGCCCATGACCATCGACCAGTTCCCGATCCGGAAAAAGGAAGGTCCTCCCCTGACCATGGTCACGGCGTACGATGCTCCCACGGCCCGCTTGCTCTCCCGGGCGGGGATCGACATCGCCCTGGTGGGAGACTCCGTCGCCATGGTCGTTCAGGGACTGGAAAACACCCTTCCGGTGACGATCGACGAGATGATCTACCACACCCGGATGGTCCGGAACGGACTCGATGGTCCGTTGCTCGTTGCCGACATGCC
The sequence above is drawn from the Leptospirillum ferriphilum ML-04 genome and encodes:
- a CDS encoding SLC13 family permease, coding for MQSWGVGLLAIVTILLLAMGTVPVEMVAVGVLVVLGVTGLLPVSDLFRGFSEPAVFLIGSLFVLSEGMARAKVVRWLATTLTIHIGKKPFLLSAALYLLAGVLAMFLNDTGSVAIFLPLVGALVGELGLPLRGFLLPTGYVALLGGSATLIGSSSNVIVAGFLESRHLPTFQMFDFFHVGGGAFLIGLIYLIFTRPLFLGKIGGEALPREASSRKFFVEVLLGKKFAFLGKNISDVPILAEYYVPPPGDPSPPGVRGDGEEKDRYRSFLKASWSLIRHPSAALSGPPEQSSYRGGPLREGNRVRLYVTVAQLQRVTEREGIDLYGLSGPGRGEGEPFGAGQKKALEDEEVVVCEAIPAPSSGLIGRPLSTLSYLTGPDISVSGIHRSSPPPDPLSQAILSHGDVLLLKGRRESFDWLRDRSLFLYLDEVEREVFRSEKALTAVGILVLFVLASVFHWVPTVLAALMAGLAMVGTGIVRMKEALGAIEWRVIFLMGSMFPLGWALERSPFGSVLVHGLKGAGGGLGPEGALVLVLATTMVAVQFLSHTLVALFMSPVALSIAVALHVSPMPYLAAVSLGAASVFLTPFSHPVNIMTWSAGNYRLKDYLQVGGGLLLLTLAWGVFEIPRVWPFHP
- a CDS encoding 5-formyltetrahydrofolate cyclo-ligase, producing the protein MNEREKHPFQATGEPSISAEKAHFRSHLRNLRDSIPDKLRKEKSALIGQKVLSWVKNSPAKTLHLFLSFGTEPDTHPLVSALLDKKFALVVPVIREASLVLTSFERGTPLRPGPFGILEPAVVHPVAPEGVDLFFLPGLGFDRRGGRIGYGRGYYDRLLRNTTAPLIALAFQEQIVDRVPLSETDILVDTILTDKEIIHCDRSRKD
- the folE gene encoding GTP cyclohydrolase I FolE, whose translation is MIDPEKIEQGVRLILEGIGEDALRPGLKETPRRIAELYRDLFRGLDPSLPRPLSLIEGEEFDEMIALAGVPFHSMCEHHFLPFFGKAHIAYIPKEGRMTGLSDLARMLDLYARRPQIQERLTSQLADRIVETLTPQGVMVVLEAEHLCLSMRGIKKPGVPIVTSAVRGIFRKNAKTRQEFLSLIRLDGPGR
- the folD gene encoding bifunctional methylenetetrahydrofolate dehydrogenase/methenyltetrahydrofolate cyclohydrolase FolD; translated protein: MSTVVLNGRELSQTLLEEQKEQVAELVRKKGRPPGLAVVLVGQDPASETYVRNKRAACKKVGIHAPDINLEPDVSREKLLGLIDDLNRDPAIDGILVQLPLPAGLDKDAVLFRIDPSKDVDGFHPVNVGKMVIGLDTLTPCTPTGILTLLDRNGISVSGKHAVVLGRSLIVGKPMALLLLSRDATVTVCHSRTARLQEEARRADIVVAAMGKPRMVNADYIKPGAVVIDVGISRGEDGKLVGDVDYPSVFPLASAITPVPGGVGPMTIATLLDNTIRAFCFREGLPLQPPRKRT
- a CDS encoding methylenetetrahydrofolate reductase, which encodes MTFREALNAREFLVTAECSPPKGTRIDGLLDRLTPLKNRIHGINVTDNQTGVMRMCPMAMGLHLKGIGLDPIIQITLRDRNRLAIQSDLLGMSSLGLSQVLCLTGDPPKLGDHPEAKPVFDIPTQELIRAITLLNGGTDLSGKDLNGKTDILPGAACSPEGDQETEFRKFEEKFDAGARFFQTQAVFSPEKMEEFMRFASPFSVPVIAGIILLKSAKMARYLNDHVPGITVPPPLIERLDKCPPGQALESGIAIAAETIRAIRPLVHGVHIMTVGAEETIPRILDQAFG